The proteins below are encoded in one region of Thermococcus sp. 21S7:
- the nurA gene encoding DNA double-strand break repair nuclease NurA, with the protein MGYRLIDRASVDRIKRMLQRGYAEAQEKLKTIEWRELPERRGSRVYAIDGSQGKQRLSGTIFYVVSSYAFGNGPAYRLVYTNAMLYNQGISDQIIRLQMETLENKLGFLAANIGSVDYVMMDGTLTGSLTRPPVYPESVRGITTIKSALGDERLEELIERFIEELREHYEEMERKLTRDGRINGDVILADRVLEEYAEYYRAMEGKEIVNYDGAFREIRKALKEEDTVKATEILENLEEYAESKRLSLDDARNAVHVVLGYLEYLYSLEKLLGSGQFDLVYVAKSFYNRKLTQKLGIDIVDVPYLDAYLRKTYGEERAGYYVITQGGKAISHRMPKVLRKHFPKVEHFIENGVPMTYIRTMKGGVIYLLQSNREIDDDLLAEILWHERNGYFRPLQRAHEGVKIEKKAFEAELKALLNIIKAESPELRVFLKYGRSPLE; encoded by the coding sequence ATGGGGTACAGGCTCATAGACAGGGCCAGCGTTGACAGGATAAAACGGATGCTCCAGAGGGGCTACGCCGAGGCGCAGGAGAAGCTGAAAACCATAGAGTGGCGCGAGCTGCCGGAGAGGAGGGGGAGCAGGGTCTACGCCATCGATGGGAGCCAGGGGAAGCAGAGGCTCAGCGGAACGATTTTCTACGTCGTCTCAAGTTACGCCTTCGGCAACGGCCCGGCATACAGGCTGGTCTACACCAACGCCATGCTCTACAACCAGGGCATATCCGACCAGATAATCCGCCTCCAGATGGAGACCCTTGAGAACAAGCTGGGTTTTCTGGCGGCGAATATTGGCAGTGTCGACTACGTCATGATGGACGGAACGCTGACCGGCTCGCTCACTAGGCCGCCCGTTTATCCGGAGAGCGTGAGGGGGATAACGACCATAAAGAGCGCCCTCGGGGACGAGCGCCTTGAGGAGCTTATAGAGCGCTTCATTGAGGAGCTAAGGGAGCACTACGAGGAGATGGAAAGAAAACTAACGAGGGACGGCAGGATAAACGGCGACGTGATCCTGGCCGACAGGGTTCTTGAAGAGTATGCCGAGTACTACAGGGCCATGGAAGGGAAGGAGATCGTCAACTACGACGGCGCATTCAGGGAAATCAGGAAAGCCCTCAAGGAGGAAGACACCGTAAAGGCCACGGAGATACTCGAAAATCTTGAGGAGTACGCCGAGAGCAAGCGCCTCTCCCTAGACGACGCCAGAAACGCCGTCCACGTCGTTCTCGGCTACTTGGAGTACCTGTACTCGCTTGAAAAGCTCCTGGGAAGCGGCCAGTTCGATCTCGTCTACGTCGCCAAGAGCTTCTACAACAGAAAGCTGACCCAAAAGCTCGGGATAGACATCGTTGACGTGCCATACCTCGACGCATACCTCAGAAAGACCTACGGCGAGGAGAGGGCGGGCTACTACGTAATAACCCAGGGAGGGAAGGCCATAAGCCACAGGATGCCCAAGGTTCTGAGGAAACACTTCCCCAAGGTTGAGCACTTCATAGAAAACGGCGTTCCAATGACCTACATCCGCACCATGAAGGGCGGCGTCATATACCTCCTCCAGAGCAACAGGGAGATAGATGACGACCTGCTGGCGGAGATACTCTGGCACGAGAGGAACGGCTACTTCAGGCCGCTCCAGAGGGCCCACGAGGGAGTGAAAATCGAGAAGAAAGCCTTCGAGGCAGAGCTGAAGGCGCTGCTCAACATAATAAAGGCGGAAAGTCCAGAGCTGAGGGTCTTCCTGAAGTACGGAAGGTCACCCCTTGAGTAG
- a CDS encoding iron ABC transporter permease, with amino-acid sequence MRKWLPALLTLSIIAGFLGVYVGSVNLNPSDVTASVAYGIKSVLSGIFPFIKPGERPKAFIIVWELRLPRVLLAYLVGLSLASAGVASQALFRNPLADPYIIGVSAGAGIGAAFAAIYAPAHMGSFALVSALLSVLVVYTVSKVDGHVPVDTLLLAGIAYGFLASAVTWYLIISQGERAHVTWMWLMGTFNGAGWGDVGEMFIVAVLGVGFLAWKWRELNLILFGEESIALGLDVHLYRKLFIGAIAVLTAFSVSTAGIIGFIGLVSPHIMRLLLGPNHRELTPASALFGGVLLVFADLLARTLAKPTELPVGIITALMGAPFFLYLLMKHKRGELYS; translated from the coding sequence ATGAGAAAATGGCTCCCCGCCCTGCTGACCCTTTCAATCATAGCCGGCTTCCTCGGCGTCTACGTGGGCTCGGTTAACCTGAACCCCTCGGACGTAACGGCCAGCGTGGCCTACGGGATAAAATCAGTCCTATCCGGGATATTTCCGTTCATAAAACCCGGGGAGAGGCCGAAGGCCTTCATCATCGTGTGGGAGCTTCGTCTTCCAAGGGTCCTGCTGGCATATCTGGTCGGACTTTCCCTCGCCTCGGCGGGCGTTGCCAGCCAGGCACTCTTCAGGAACCCATTGGCTGACCCGTACATAATCGGAGTGAGCGCTGGGGCGGGAATAGGCGCCGCTTTTGCGGCCATCTACGCACCCGCGCACATGGGCTCCTTCGCCCTGGTCTCCGCCCTGCTCTCGGTTCTGGTGGTCTACACGGTCTCGAAGGTCGACGGCCACGTTCCAGTTGACACGCTCCTCCTGGCGGGCATAGCCTACGGCTTTCTGGCGAGCGCGGTAACGTGGTACCTCATCATAAGCCAGGGGGAAAGGGCGCACGTAACGTGGATGTGGCTCATGGGAACGTTCAACGGCGCCGGCTGGGGCGACGTTGGCGAGATGTTCATCGTTGCAGTCCTCGGTGTCGGCTTCCTGGCCTGGAAGTGGAGGGAGCTGAACCTGATACTCTTCGGGGAGGAGAGCATAGCCCTCGGTCTGGACGTTCACCTGTACCGGAAGCTCTTCATTGGAGCGATAGCGGTTCTAACCGCTTTCTCCGTCTCCACCGCAGGGATAATCGGCTTCATCGGCCTCGTCAGTCCGCACATAATGCGTCTCCTCCTGGGCCCGAACCACAGGGAGCTCACGCCGGCGAGCGCCCTGTTCGGAGGCGTTCTCCTCGTCTTCGCAGACCTGCTGGCGAGGACGCTGGCAAAGCCCACCGAACTCCCCGTCGGCATCATAACCGCCCTCATGGGGGCGCCCTTCTTCCTCTACCTCCTGATGAAGCACAAGAGGGGTGAGCTGTACTCATGA